A DNA window from Salvelinus sp. IW2-2015 linkage group LG4q.1:29, ASM291031v2, whole genome shotgun sequence contains the following coding sequences:
- the appl2 gene encoding DCC-interacting protein 13-beta: protein MPGVHKLLLEEALQDSPQTRSLLSVFEEDAGTLTDYTNQLLQSMQRVYGAQXEMGLATEQLSRQLLEYEKQNFALGKGDEEVISTLQQLAKTVGELNTLHSELASQMADRMIFPMIQFREKDLTEISTLREVFGIASDEHEAAMVKYSRLPKKKENEKVKAELVGEVAYSRRKQHQASMQYYCALNALQYRKRVAMLEPMLGYTQAQIHFYKKGMDLVSKKMDSFLVSVSSMTQSIQAQLDSEAEAMRLTQRELLSMEDTVYMPDRDPVPVNRTLIQKAGYLNIRNKTGLVTTAWDRLYFFTQGGNLMCQPRGAVAGGMVLDLDNSSVMAVECEDRRYCFQITSPSGKTSMILQAESKKEYEEWICTLNNISRQIYLTDNPEAVAIRLNQTAIQAVTPITSFERRGEGSPNPDRAKPGGVQSSISASQKSSSAPVAEDLIVPGTPIQFDIMLPASEFQDQNRVGGRRTNPFGETDDDCSPESDDSLLQQVFAVRFLGSMAVRSGQTQEVIYEAMRQVLAARAIHNIFRTTESHLMVTSSYLRLIDPRTQVTRISFQLQEVTQFAAHQENGRLMGFVVEGRDWSEGTEEGXPSFSAFVFESNTEGEKICYTISLGKDIIEAKKDPEALAQLMKNMPLTNDGKFLLLDSETGDTAKGGAPDEEESEA from the exons ATGCCGGGCGTCCATAAATTGCTTTTAGAGGAGGCTTTGCAGGACAGTCCTCAG ACTCGCTCCTTGCTCAGTGTGTTTGAGGAAGATGCAGGAACACTCACAGACTACACCAACCAGCTGCTTCAGTCTATGCAGAGGGTGTATGGAGCCCAg AYTGAGATGGGATTGGCTACAGAACAGCTGTCCAGACAGCTACTGGAATATGAGAAGCAA AATTTTGCCCTTGGTAAAGGTGATGAGGAGGTGATCAGCACACTGCAGCAATTRGCCAAAACTGTGGGGGAG CTGAACACACTACACTCAGAGCTGGCCTCTCAGATGGCTGACAGAATGATTTTCCCCATGATCCAGTTCAGAGAGAAAGACCTTACAG AGATAAGTACTTTAAGAGAAGTATTTGGCATCGCCTCTGATG AGCACGAGGCTGCCATGGTCAAGTACAGCAGACTGCCCAAGAAGAAGGAGAATGAGAAG GTGAAGGCAGAGTTGGTGGGGGAGGTGGCCTACTCCAGGAGGAAGCAACACCAGGCCTCCATGCAGTATTACTGTGCCCTCAATGCCCTGCAGTACCGCAAGAGAGTAGCTATGCTGGAGCCCATGCTAGGATACACACAGGCCCAG ATCCATTTCTATAAGAAAGGCATGGATCTAGTCTCCAAGAAAATGGACAGCTTCCTGGTGTCAGTGTCCAGCATGACACAAAGTATCCAGGCTCAGTTGGACTCGGAGGCTGAGGCCATGCGTCTGACCCAGCGAGAGCTGCTCTCCATGGAGGATACTGTGTACATGCCCGACCGTGACCCCGTCCCAGTCAACCGAACGCTTATACAGAAGGCAGGCTACCTCAATATCAGGAA TAAGACGGGCCTGGTGACAACAGCCTGGGACCGCCTTTACTTCTTTACCCAGGGAGGGAACCTCATGTGCCAGCCACGAGGGGCTGTGGCAGGGGGCATGGTGCTGGACCTGGATAACAGCTCCGTCATGGCCGTAGAGTGCGAGGACAGACGCTACTGTTTTCAGATCACCTCCCCCTCCGGTAAAAC GTCAATGATTCTACAAGCAGAGAGCAAAAAGGAGTACGAGGAA TGGATTTGCACTTTGAACAACATTTCCCGACAGATCTACCTGACTGACAACCCTGAG GCAGTGGCCATCAGACTGAACCAGACAGCCATCCAGGCGGTCACGCCCATCACCAgctttgagaggagaggagagggctcgCCCAACCCAGACAG ggctAAGCCAGGTGGGGTGCAGTCCTCTATCAGTGCGTCCCAGAAGAGCTCCAGTGCTCCAGTGGCAGAGGACCTTATAGTTCCAGGGACACCCATCCAGTTTGACATCATGCTGCCTGCCTCGGAGTTCCAGGACCAGAACAGGGTCGGAGGGAG GCGTACAAACCCATTCGGAGAAACAGATGACGACTGCTCCCCTGAAAGCGATG ACTCCCTGCTGCAGCAGGTGTTTGCGGTGCGGTTCCTGGGCTCCATGGCGGTGCGTTCGGGACAAACCCAGGAAGTGATCTATGAGGCCATGAGACAGGTGCTGGCGGCTCGAGCCATCCATAACATCTTCAGAACCACAGAGTCCCATCTCATGGTCACCAGCAGCTATCTCAG GTTGATTGACCCCCGGACACAAGTCACAAGAATCAGT TTCCAGCTACAGGAGGTGACCCAGTTTGCGGCSCACCAGGAGAACGGCAGGCTGATGGGCTTCGTGGTTGAGGGGCGAGACTGGAGCGAGGGGACCGAGGAGGGAYAGCCCTCCTTTAGTGCGTTTGTCTTCGAGAGCAACACGGAGGGAGAGAAG ATATGTTACACGATAAGCTTGGGGAAGGATATTATAGAAGCAAAGAAG gacccaGAGGCTCTAGCTCAGCTGATGAAAAACATGCCTCTGACCAACGATGGCAAGTTCCTCCTGCTGGACAGCGAGACGGGTGACACGGCTAARGGAGGAGCACCGGATGAGGAGGAGTCTGAGGCCTAG